In Planococcus shixiaomingii, the DNA window GACAGAGTCGGCCGTAAAAACGTCATTGTGCTTTCGCTCATTGTGCCGATACCGCTAGCTGCGGTGCTGCCTTATGTACCTCTGTTCGCGGTTGTTCTCTTACTCGCGTTGATCGGCTTCTTCATCATGCTGAGCTTTTCGGTGACGGTCGTATATGCACAGGAATTGGTGCCGAGCAAAATCGGAACGATGTCCGGGCTGACGGTCGGATTGGCCTTCGGCATGGGAGCGATTGGCGGTGTTGTAATCGGCATGCTGATGGATGCGATTGGTGTTTACGAAACGATGATTATTGTATCTTTCTTGCCGATTATCGGGCTTGTCGGTCTATGGCTGCCGCAAGATAAAAAAATCAGTGCCGCCCACTAAATAAAGAGGTGACAAAATGGAAAAAACTTTGCCGGACATTCCAAACGAAATTAAAACAGAGCGTCTCTTGCTGCGCATGCCGTTGCCTGGTGATGGAGAAAAAGTGAATGCGGCAATCCATGCTTCCGCCAACGAATTAAAACCGTGGATGCCGTTCGCACAACAATTGCCGACTCCGCAAGAAACAGAAATCAACTTGCTCGAAGCCCATATTCAGTTTTTGAAGCGCGAAAATCTGCGCTATCTCATTTTCGCGCAAGACACCGGTGAATTTATCGGTTCAACAGGCTTTCATGATATTGAATGGGAAGTTCCGAAAATGGAGATTGGCTATTGGATCGCTACAAAATGGAGTGGATTTGGCTATATGGCAGAAGCGGTAGCGGCACTCAGTAAATTGGCGCTAGAAGGCTTTTCTTGCAAACGACTTGAAATCCGGTGCGATGCAGAGAATAGTAAAAGCCGCGCCATCCCTGAAAAACTAGGCTTTGTGCTTGAAGGTATACTACATAATGACGAATTGTCTGTTGATGGTAACCGCTTAACCGATACATGCATATACGCAAAGTTCAACTGAGCTAAGCAGCCTGAAAATTATCCTTAAAGAACAGGAGCTTTAATTATGGAAAAACCGCAAGAAAAAATCGCATTAAAACCATTTATTTCGTTGCTTCTGTCTCTAAAGATTCCGAAATGGGCGTTAATCTTTGGATTAGGCGCAAGCCTGATTACAACATTGGTGGGTCTCGTCGTGCCGCTATTGACAAAAAATCTAGTGGATGGATTTTCGGTGGACTCCCTCAGCCCGACGCTAATTACAGGGCTGGCGGTTGCATTTATCCTGCAGGCAGTGGTGAGCGGTCTATCTATTTATTTACTTAGCATGGTCGGGCAAAAAGTCGTAGCTGGATTGAGGGACCG includes these proteins:
- a CDS encoding GNAT family N-acetyltransferase translates to MEKTLPDIPNEIKTERLLLRMPLPGDGEKVNAAIHASANELKPWMPFAQQLPTPQETEINLLEAHIQFLKRENLRYLIFAQDTGEFIGSTGFHDIEWEVPKMEIGYWIATKWSGFGYMAEAVAALSKLALEGFSCKRLEIRCDAENSKSRAIPEKLGFVLEGILHNDELSVDGNRLTDTCIYAKFN